The following coding sequences lie in one Cloacibacillus sp. genomic window:
- a CDS encoding Lrp/AsnC family transcriptional regulator, with the protein MDSKQREEILRLLEKNARYTAKDIAVMLGMDVPEVKNEIEIMEKERTICGYHALVDWDKTDDEKISALIELKVTPQRGEGFDRIAEKIYQYPEVESLYLMSGGYDFSVILKKATMKEIANFVSSRLAVIEEVQSTATHIVLVRYKDHGILLTAPKKDMRMVVTP; encoded by the coding sequence ATGGACAGTAAGCAGAGGGAAGAGATACTTCGGCTTCTTGAGAAAAACGCCAGATATACGGCGAAGGATATCGCCGTTATGCTGGGCATGGACGTGCCGGAGGTCAAAAACGAGATCGAGATAATGGAAAAAGAGCGCACCATCTGCGGCTACCACGCGCTTGTCGACTGGGACAAAACGGACGACGAAAAGATCTCGGCCTTGATCGAGCTCAAGGTCACGCCGCAGCGCGGCGAGGGCTTCGACCGCATCGCCGAGAAGATATACCAGTACCCCGAGGTGGAGTCCCTCTACCTCATGTCGGGCGGCTACGACTTCTCGGTGATCCTCAAAAAGGCGACTATGAAGGAGATCGCAAACTTCGTATCGTCACGCCTCGCGGTCATCGAAGAGGTGCAGAGCACTGCGACCCATATCGTGCTCGTGCGTTATAAGGATCACGGGATACTGCTGACGGCCCCGAAAAAAGATATGAGGATGGTGGTGACGCCGTGA